The DNA region tgagagagagagagagagagagagagagagagagagagagagagagagagagagagagaaagaaggggttCTGAGTAGGAAGGGCATCATATCTTCAATTATTAATGTGTATCACAAatatctttctttatctcttaacCTCCAATTGAAAATGAGCTCCCTTATGTCAGCAACTTTATCCAAAGCTAGCATCATCCTAGAATTTAACATGGTGTTCTgaaatggaagggggaaggggaaaaattaataagtgtttactctgTTTCAGGAAGAATGTTACATGCTTTAGAAATCTTATCAattttgatactcacaacaactctgggaggcagttTTAATTTTTATCCATGTTTTTAATTGATAAATTTGGGGAAACAAATATTATGTGTCTTGCCCAGTAACACACAGCTattgaatgtctgaggctgaatttaaactcaggtctccctgactccaggcccagcactctatccactgcctcacctAGCTGATCAGGAGATATCAATATcatattttcaaagaaagaaaaacagaataaaagcaGTGCTTGATAAAAGGACAAATTATCAGTGTGGGGAATTTTAAGACCTGAATTAttgtgtttcctttcttttcaattcTAGTCCTTATAGAAGTCTACCACTTTAAAAAGGTGGGTCTTTGGCTCCATAAATAATGAGCATCCTGTGAATGAAATGCTTCTAGAGATTTGCAGCTTTCAGAATGTAGTCTAAGGCTTTTGATAAAGGGAAGGTGAAAGAAGGACACCACCACCCCTAGAATTACATGGCTTTAACATGCTGTGGCCCCATTCAGAGTCTATCTGGTTCTAAAATAAATTCCTAGAATGCTACCTGAGAATGATAAAAAGTACTTTTCTCCTACTTACAATACAAGCTGATGTACTGCAACTAGGTTAATATATCCCTTCATCAAGGAAATGCCAGGCAGGTAAATTGATCTAGAAGGTCAATGAGGACAGTGTTAAGAGCTGAAATGTTGCCAGTTTATTTTTGAACTCCAGATGCCTAGTCTACTCTTTATGCTGTACAAATCTAGTATGGAGAACTCAATTCCAAACTTCCACAGCCCTAATTCTGAAAAGGTTCTAATAAATTTAGTTTAATATAAATTCAGGTCCCTTACACCCCTCCCAGATGCCTGAAATAAGAGGTAGTATGATTTATGGGAAATAATTTTATCGTGCTCCCTGAAGTTAGTGCAGGAACAGATCATTCCCTTTCTTAATCACAAAGAACAGAGTACAACCTTAATAATGTTTAGCATGGTCAGatcttccattcatttttttttctgaatataagCTGACATCATTAAGTGTTGTTTATTTTGAACGTGAAACAAaccatttaaattaaatttaattgtaaAGGAATTCTTtctaatgcttattatgtgctgaATTTTGGGTAATAAAATGCCTCCCCAAAATGGTGGTGAGGTTAaaaagacaataatgaaacaaccctaaccttaaggagtttacaatccattAGGAGTGGAGTTTGAGAAAACACATACATGGACAAGTTCAAGCATAAATGTTTGCACATATTGTGGCAGGAAGGAAGGTTTAGTGAAAGCACTAACTACTGGGGTGATGAAGAATGACCTCCTCTAAAAGACGGCAGCTGTCTTGTGCTTTAAGGCATGTATGGGATTCTATGAGACAAAAATAAGAAAGCAtagcattccagatatggagaCAACCTTTGCAAAGTAATTGTCTGAAGATTAAAAGTTGTATAAGGGGACCTTTTCCAGCTGACTGTATGTGGTGTAGGTAGTAAAGGACGTCTGCAGCAACTGGTGGCTTTGAAACCAGAAGTGATAGGCCTGGGGACCGAGCTGCCGCCACCGGACGACAGCCAAGATGTCCGGCAAAGACCACATCGATATCTTCCCTTCGCGAATGGCACAGACCATTATGAAGGCCCGATTAAAAGGAGCACAGACAGGCCAAAATCTCCTAAAGAAAAAATCTGATGACTTGACTCTTCGATTTCGGCAGATCTTAAAGAAGATCATCGAGACCAAAATGCTAATGGGTGAAGTGATGCGAGAAGCTGCTTTCTCACTTGCGGAAGCCAAATTCACAGCTGGTGACTTCAGTACCACTGTTATTCAGAATGTGAACAAAGCCCAAGTGAAGATCAGAGCAAAGAAAGATAATGTAGCAGGTGTCACCTTGCCAGTGTTTGAACATTATTAAGAAGGAGCTGACAGTTATGAGTTGACTGGTTtggccagaggtggggaacaaCTGGCCAAACTGAAGAGGAACTATGCCAAAGCAGTGGAGCTGCTGGTAGAACTAGCATCATTGCAGACTTCATTTGTTACACTGGATGAGGTCATTAAAATTACGAACAGACGGGTAAATGCCATTGAGCATGTGATCATTCCCCGGATTGAATGTACGCTTACTTACATCATCACAGAACTGGATGAATGGGAGCGTGAAGAGTTTTATAGGTTAAAGAAAATACAGGAGAAGAAGAAGGTTCTcaaagagaaagcagagaaagaattggtgaTACGGAAGGCAGCTGGCGAAGTGTTGGAGCCTGCTAATCTATTAGCTGAAGAGAAGGATGAAGATCTTCTGTTTGAATAGCCATTCTTATTCTATAGTCTTCTTTGAGACCTTGGTCTTGTGGTTTCCTTATAATACGTGGTATCCAAGTTCTATATGTAATGGGGCTATTTGTTATAGCCAAGAGTTCCACTAGTTGACATTAAGTTATTGGGATTATTTGGAGAGATCATGATTATATCAGTCATTTGTAGGACCTACTGCTGTTTAGTGGTAATTGACCAGCCTAGGAACCTGTAAAACTATGACCTATTGATATTTCTCCTCTTCTGGGTCTGTGTATATAAGCAGAGTTGTGGTGTTTTATGCTTTAATCATATGTGAAAAACATCTCTTTGAAAATAGCAGTGATTCATGCTGACGTGTAGCCTGACTCCTACATATTCAGCCATCGTTTCCGTCTACTTTCAGCCTCTGCTTTTGTCACCGTGGTGCTTCAATCTAGTATTGTGTAAATAACgtcacatcttttttttcttgcatggCTGGTCTCAGTCCTATGGAAGAAGACTTTCCCCTCCATTATGAAAGAAATTCTGCCAATTCCTATGTAACTGTAGCATAAGCAGagtaaaagaatttaaaaatgaaaaaaaaaaagttgtataaGGATGATAATAAGTAGAATATCTTGTAGTGGCAATGGGGTGAGAAAACTATGTGGTAGCCTATAAAGATGGGTTGAAAACAAATTTTCAAGGACATTAAATGTTAAAGAGCAGTCATTCCTGCATAAACTTTGCTGAGTCACatttctctacctcagtttcctcatttatatttataaagataTATACTCCATATATTTACAAGTTATAGGGAGCCAGCTCATACCATATCacaaaagccaattgttaaatattgAATGTGAGCGTTTTCACTTAAGAAAAATTAGCAAATGGgtttggagccaagatggcagagcaaaagcatgagctctccccaaaacccctcccaatacctgtaaaaatgactctaaacaaattctagacctacagaatccacaaaatgacagaatgaaacaaatctccagcccaagacaacctagaaagTGGACAGGAAAGGCCTATCACACTGCTGGGAGCatagcacagtccagcatgggccataccAACACAGACAGGGCTGGAACAGACTTCATGGAACTGAATCACTTACAGCTGTGgcggtttccagacttttcaacccaaaGATGGCAAAAACAAAGTTGAAGGTCAGTGCCAGCCCCAGGACAGCTGAAGTAGCAGTGTTGgtcacagcagcagcagcggtggtggctgcttccagagtgccaggcccagagatgttaggGGAAACAAATGgttgatcagagggggattgcaaggATCTCCTTGTTGGTGCTgtagcaggattctcttgctttgtcccacttggatctgggtcacattcCTGAGTTATGATCCTGAGGTGAGGAGAAGCACTAGTGTGGCAAAACTTGTGGTCAAagggagagggaatcctcctaaGAATTCCATGAgaggaaagagtgcttgtggtcattcacagaccagagcacaggccaggagagaagtataTACCTCTACTTTGATCTTATCagcttagaaaaactgaaaatttacaggtgcctagaagtatgtctgaaaacagctgtgtaaaatccctgaagcttgagacagtacaCTCTCCAATCTGGAAGGAGAGtgctaccttgacaaagagctcaaaagttgtgacaacaatgttgttagcagctgctgtggatgtgaaagactaacactAGCCctacaacaagagcacacaggagggctgctagtacaggttctttgatctgcttttcaaaggaaagcaactttaacgggttaacaatctcactttaattaaacatgcatatatacacacacatatatatgtgtatatatgtatatatgtgtacatatgtatatgtatatatatttatatatgcatatgtgtgtgtgtatgtgtgtatgcacatcattcacttagttcaggggaaaacgtcagcaccctgaacttcagagcaaatacaaacagaaacagagcaaattaacatgaatcaacagacagggttctATCTGTCTATAGCAATATATACACAGTtaacagagacagaagcaacaacatctgggttttcaaattcAAGGGGGATCTTGACTAcgcagagtctcatctggccaaatcagcAACTCTCTTCCAATAAGTGAAACCCCCAAAACCAAACATCAACCCCAAATCTTATATAcctttctcagggtcagagggagtcacaaccatgcaactcaaacccacatgaacTAGGCTTTTGTGTTTCTTAAGAAGGTCATCAAAGTCTCTTgactcaatcaaagaaacaaaggtaagactcatcaaaggcacttgattacttcagtactgagaagcactcagacaaaaaaaccagcaaaagTCCTACTTTTCTTGCagttacatttgaaaggcaagactcatcaaaagtacttgattacctcagcattccaaaagagaaaacagaaaaatttctACACTTCTTACCATTACAAAcctcaagtaattggctgggaaaatgagaaaacagaataaaaatctcagactatataatcttactttggtgacaaagaagatcaaagcatacaaccagaagCAAATTGGttcgctctctctctcctcaacaaATATTATAAGCATagaatcctaggatcatagattaggaGATGAAATGGATGTTAGAGACTGTTGCCTTCtactgccttattttacagatgaggaccaaGAGATCCACAGTGTTTGAACAACATTCTTAggatggttgttgttgttattattgagtcatttcagccatatcctactctttgtaactccatttggagttttcttggcaaagacattggagtggtttgacatttcctttttcaggtcattttacagatgaggagactgaggcaaacagagttaactgactttcccaaggtcacatagctaataagtatctgagggcagatttgaactcaggaagatgagtcttcttgaagCCAAGCTTCTACTCCTCGGATTATACAGGGATTATTTGGCCCAGGTAAGTTTTGTCTTAGATGGTTCCCATTTTTTACAAACTATAACAGCTCAAATTCTTTGTGACATGATAATAGTGGTGTGGTAATTACAGCACAAACATAGCTGACTATTTTATATCAGTCTTATATTAAAGTCACAAAGAAAAGCTTTATGGTAACTAGAAACTTATTTTACATTTACAGCTGTGCAAGGGCATTGGGCTTCTTTGCATTCACCTTCATTCGAGACATTCAAGCAAATCCTGAATGTTAGGTAAGTTTCTTCATTAAGCATGGTTTAGACTGCATGGCCTCTGGTGTTCTTTCTAAATGTCAAATTCTCTGACTTTGTGATTCCAAGGTAACCttatgtttatttgtataaaatatttattagtaaTACAGTAGAATGGTCTTATAGTCATGTGACATTGATATCAAGATCTGCTTTCAGTTATCATCAGGTAGTAAGCTGGTCTCTCTTGCTTAAGAAGCGTCCCCCAATTTGTAGtcagatcctttcaatttctcaaTTCCCAACACttcatcagaatttttttcttgtcttgttcTGCCCCTTTCTGAGTCCTTCAGGACCTACAGTACAGGGGACTATACTTCCTCCTTGGACCCCACATATCATTCCTCATACTTGGAAATCTATGGTCTATAGCTGAGAGTCCCTCCCTTGTACACAACCAGATTAGTTTTTTGTGCTTGTACGTGTTCTGTCTGCTTCAAAAGGTTCTGCTTGAAATGCTGAGCCAAGTATTTAGATTCACTGAATCTGAAATGTAAAATTTTTGCCGTGACTGTTCAGCCTAATTCCCAGCCATGTTAAATTTACACTGGCTGGCTCTTCCCCTGTCTCCCTATTGAGCTCTCTGGAAAAACTCAAGCTCTAGCTCCATATCTGGAGATGCAAAAGTCCCTGACACTGACACAGGAATGAGCATTGTGTGCTTCCTCCATAGCCAACTTGACTCAAAAGAAGAACTAGAAGATCTCTCTCCCTACTTCTTGTAATAGTAAGGGAACCGGGTGGAAAACACTTGAAATAACTTTTTAACAATATTTTGGTAAGTTTGGCTcaactttttattctttctttaaatttcttaGTTTGAGGAAATTGTCTTATCTCTCTCCAGGAGACAATACAGGAAGAATTCAGTGCTTTTAACaggtaatattaaaaaaataaaaaataatttcattgtaacatatttaaaaaagaaaatgaaagatttaaTCAAGACTAACGTTGATTGTCAATATAAATGATCAATATtcactgattttattttattttgttttcatttacattattttggAGTTAGTGgctaaatgtattttaaaaatccaaaagtCCTTCCTTAGGAATGAGTATAACACTGAGTCACAGCCAAGAGGCTCTGAGAAAAATGGTGAGTAGTCTGGAGGCAGCAAGGCAGATGGGACAAagtaagaaaacagaggcaa from Trichosurus vulpecula isolate mTriVul1 chromosome 1, mTriVul1.pri, whole genome shotgun sequence includes:
- the LOC118856296 gene encoding V-type proton ATPase subunit D-like, with translation MSGKDHIDIFPSRMAQTIMKARLKGAQTGQNLLKKKSDDLTLRFRQILKKIIETKMLMGEVMREAAFSLAEAKFTAGDFSTTVIQNVNKAQVKIRAKKDNVAGVTLPVFEHY